In a genomic window of Muntiacus reevesi chromosome 1, mMunRee1.1, whole genome shotgun sequence:
- the SMIM32 gene encoding small integral membrane protein 32, with product MYGDVFNTTGGPEAAVGGALALAATVKAEGALPLELATARGMRDGAAAKPDLPTYLLLFFLLLLSVALVILFIGCQLRHSAFAALPHDRSLRDARAPWKMRPV from the coding sequence ATGTACGGCGACGTGTTCAACACCACGGGCGGCCCCGAGGCGGCGGTAGGCGGCGCCCTGGCGCTGGCAGCCACGGTCAAGGCGGAGGGCGCTTTGCCGCTGGAGCTGGCCACCGCGCGCGGGATGCGGGACGGCGCGGCCGCCAAGCCCGACCTGCCCACCTACCTGCTGCtcttcttcctgctgctgctgtccGTGGCGCTCGTCATCCTCTTCATCGGCTGCCAGCTGCGCCACTCGGCCTTCGCCGCTCTGCCCCACGACCGCTCTCTGCGGGACGCGCGCGCGCCCTGGAAGATGCGGCCGGTGTAG